A region from the Verrucomicrobiota bacterium genome encodes:
- a CDS encoding methyltransferase domain-containing protein: MASIHKTPRARLLYRGPTKKEKTKANPPRLAICQARSNVEAMQDAPIRSGSHRVTNDVIHRLILARIQPDSQVVDFGAGPGHMCQRLGAFFSGHGRNIDQQLTPCEVAPEIFQYREAHCRKIGIHSEIPVEDASQDLIYAIEVMEHLPRPYDFLLEAGKKLKPGGSVIFSVPNLLHLKSRLQLLLTGYADMFGPPSTEDRNAGRICGHIMPLSYAYFVYGLKRAGFEDIEFHADRLKRSSLILGVLGYPFLWVGAWFNDRALKKYDTQVWHANRPLVWRVNQLDMLASRSCVITARKPSR, from the coding sequence ATGGCTTCAATCCACAAGACACCAAGGGCGCGCCTTTTGTATCGCGGACCGACGAAAAAGGAAAAGACCAAAGCCAATCCGCCTCGCCTTGCTATTTGCCAGGCCAGATCTAACGTCGAAGCCATGCAGGACGCCCCGATCCGCTCCGGCTCTCACCGCGTCACGAATGACGTCATTCACAGGCTCATCCTCGCCCGTATTCAACCCGATTCTCAAGTCGTGGATTTCGGCGCCGGCCCGGGCCACATGTGCCAGCGCTTGGGGGCCTTCTTCTCAGGTCACGGCCGCAACATCGACCAACAACTGACCCCGTGTGAAGTGGCCCCGGAGATCTTTCAGTATCGCGAAGCTCATTGCCGAAAAATCGGCATTCATTCGGAAATCCCGGTCGAGGACGCCAGCCAGGATCTCATCTACGCGATCGAAGTGATGGAACATCTGCCCCGTCCTTACGATTTTCTCCTGGAAGCCGGCAAGAAACTCAAACCGGGCGGCAGCGTGATCTTCTCGGTTCCCAATCTCCTCCATCTCAAATCACGATTGCAACTCCTCCTCACGGGTTATGCCGACATGTTTGGCCCCCCCTCCACGGAGGATAGGAACGCCGGACGCATCTGCGGCCACATTATGCCGCTGAGTTACGCCTACTTTGTCTATGGACTCAAACGAGCGGGATTCGAAGACATCGAATTCCATGCCGACCGGCTCAAGCGCAGTTCACTGATTCTTGGTGTGCTGGGGTATCCGTTCCTTTGGGTGGGGGCATGGTTCAATGATCGCGCCTTGAAAAAATATGACACTCAAGTCTGGCACGCCAATCGACCGC
- a CDS encoding sigma-70 family RNA polymerase sigma factor, with protein sequence MASTLDLAWQIARRGGLALVFSFFVGPRYKRRALGVLWIEAMSESVPSSWFAALYEAKAAQLVLYGRALGLSHSEAEDVLQEVFVALVGLREAPRSPEHYCVRAFRNRAMNWRRGFWRRLAREWESSWWFERSADEHPAEPFAMRCLASLPREQREAIVLKFWHGHTFEEIGEITGVSPHTAAGRYRYGLNRIRACLKGTQHEGFERFGDDVAILDSPESLQQGA encoded by the coding sequence ATGGCTTCGACGTTAGATCTGGCCTGGCAAATAGCAAGGCGAGGCGGATTGGCTTTGGTCTTTTCCTTTTTCGTCGGTCCGCGATACAAAAGGCGCGCCCTTGGTGTCTTGTGGATTGAAGCCATGTCCGAATCTGTTCCATCCAGTTGGTTTGCCGCGCTTTATGAAGCGAAGGCGGCGCAATTGGTGTTGTATGGGCGCGCGTTGGGCTTGAGTCACAGCGAGGCGGAGGACGTGTTGCAAGAGGTGTTTGTGGCCTTGGTGGGGTTGAGGGAGGCGCCCCGGAGTCCTGAGCATTATTGTGTGCGGGCCTTCCGCAATCGGGCGATGAACTGGCGCCGTGGATTTTGGCGGCGGCTCGCGCGTGAATGGGAATCATCGTGGTGGTTCGAGCGGTCCGCAGATGAACATCCCGCCGAGCCTTTCGCGATGAGGTGCCTGGCCTCGCTTCCGCGGGAGCAACGGGAAGCGATTGTCCTCAAATTTTGGCACGGCCATACCTTTGAGGAGATCGGGGAGATCACGGGAGTTTCGCCACATACGGCCGCGGGGCGTTACCGGTACGGTTTGAACCGCATTCGAGCCTGCTTGAAAGGAACCCAGCATGAAGGATTTGAACGATTTGGAGACGACGTTGCGATCTTGGATTCCCCGGAATCCCTCCAGCAGGGTGCGTGA